The Gemmata palustris genome includes a region encoding these proteins:
- the trhA gene encoding PAQR family membrane homeostasis protein TrhA — protein MFLRDPISSSSHLLTAVWAVFATLVMYRLTANRPGRLLPVVVYGLSMVMLFLASGTFHGLHYDTPDQRRLFQKIDQSAVYLLIAGTYTPILSVLLVGAWRAWFLRMVWVLAVAGVSCMWLLPKAPHWAIVGIYLALGWIGLLPLPLYYRAIGWRAMNWVWVGGGLYSLGAICELTQWPIIVPGVFQYHEVLHLCDTAASIVFFLFVVRYVIPYRAPLPNDVRPAAPPAPHGTAGLFSLPSPRIER, from the coding sequence ATGTTCCTGCGCGACCCGATTAGTTCCTCATCGCACCTGCTCACCGCGGTCTGGGCCGTCTTCGCGACGCTCGTGATGTACCGGCTCACCGCGAACCGGCCCGGGCGCCTGCTCCCGGTCGTCGTCTACGGGCTGTCGATGGTGATGTTGTTCCTCGCCAGTGGTACGTTCCACGGGCTGCACTACGACACCCCGGACCAGCGCCGGCTGTTCCAGAAGATCGACCAGTCGGCCGTTTACCTGCTGATCGCGGGGACATACACGCCGATCCTGTCGGTGCTCCTTGTCGGGGCGTGGCGCGCGTGGTTCCTGCGCATGGTCTGGGTGCTCGCGGTCGCGGGCGTGTCGTGCATGTGGCTGCTGCCGAAGGCCCCGCACTGGGCGATCGTGGGCATTTATCTGGCTCTGGGGTGGATCGGGCTCCTCCCCCTGCCGCTCTATTACCGCGCGATCGGGTGGCGCGCGATGAACTGGGTGTGGGTCGGTGGCGGGCTGTACAGCCTCGGCGCGATCTGCGAACTCACCCAGTGGCCGATCATCGTACCGGGCGTGTTCCAGTACCACGAGGTGCTCCACCTGTGCGACACCGCGGCGAGCATCGTGTTCTTCCTGTTCGTCGTCCGGTACGTGATCCCGTACCGCGCGCCGCTCCCGAACGACGTGCGCCCCGCGGCGCCCCCCGCCCCGCACGGGACCGCCGGTTTGTTCTCGCTGCCCTCTCCGCGCATCGAGCGCTGA
- a CDS encoding ABC-F family ATP-binding cassette domain-containing protein, producing the protein MAILFQITDAHKSYGDQVLLDGADATISDNTKVGFVGRNGAGKSTLLRVLLGEEELDSGEVVRSNNLRLGYLRQHDPFLPGETALEYLMRDSEQPDWKCGEIAGQFEIKGAYLNGPVAKLSGGWQTRLKLAALLLHEPNLLMLDEPTNFLDLRTQILLEHFLRDFRAACLIVSHDRAFLGATCDHTIGLSRGKLTSFPGKVDAFLEFQRENRERAERSNEAILAKRRHLEDFIARNKARAATAGLAQSKAKALEKLETVEVLGDEPAPHIRAPRIEPRKGVAVRCRDLAIGYPDRQIASDVQLEIDHGTRVAIVGDNGQGKTTFLRTLVDSLKPVTGDVRWGHGCKLGVYAQHVYTTLPERDTVLEYLQQKGKGRKIQEILEVAGAMLFRGSHVDKPISVLSGGERARVCLAGLLLSDYNVLVLDEPGNHLDVDTVEALMDALLEYEGTVVFTSHDRHFTRRIATSVIEVRDGRVLLYNGKYDDYLYRVNKEIEAGERELAAGKVKLPDEVTKAPKVAPRVTRDETQVRKEMKALEGTIATLDEKRRALETQLNEPAEADELQRLCDELADIATELDTAEQTWLKLQSELEEK; encoded by the coding sequence ATGGCGATCCTGTTCCAGATCACGGACGCGCACAAGAGTTACGGCGACCAAGTGCTGCTCGACGGCGCCGACGCCACCATCAGTGACAACACGAAGGTCGGGTTCGTCGGCCGCAACGGGGCCGGGAAGAGCACCTTGCTCCGCGTCCTGCTGGGCGAGGAGGAACTCGACAGCGGCGAAGTGGTGCGCTCGAACAACCTGCGCCTGGGGTACCTGCGACAGCACGACCCGTTCCTGCCGGGTGAGACGGCGCTCGAGTACCTGATGCGCGACAGCGAGCAGCCCGACTGGAAGTGCGGCGAGATCGCGGGCCAGTTCGAGATCAAGGGCGCGTACCTCAACGGTCCGGTCGCCAAGCTCTCCGGCGGGTGGCAGACGCGCCTCAAGCTCGCCGCGCTGCTGCTGCACGAGCCGAACCTCTTGATGCTCGACGAACCCACGAACTTTCTCGACCTGCGGACGCAGATCCTGCTCGAGCACTTCCTCCGGGACTTCCGGGCGGCGTGCCTGATCGTGTCGCACGACCGGGCGTTCCTCGGCGCGACGTGCGACCACACGATCGGGCTGTCGCGCGGCAAACTCACGTCGTTCCCGGGCAAGGTGGACGCCTTCCTGGAGTTCCAGCGCGAGAACCGCGAGCGCGCCGAGCGCTCGAACGAGGCGATCCTCGCGAAGCGCCGGCACCTTGAGGACTTCATCGCGCGCAACAAGGCCCGCGCCGCGACCGCGGGCCTCGCGCAGTCGAAGGCGAAGGCGCTGGAGAAATTGGAAACGGTGGAGGTGCTGGGCGACGAGCCTGCGCCCCACATCCGCGCGCCACGGATCGAGCCGCGCAAGGGTGTCGCGGTGCGGTGCCGCGACCTCGCCATCGGCTACCCCGACCGGCAAATCGCGTCGGACGTGCAGCTCGAAATCGACCACGGCACGCGCGTCGCGATCGTCGGCGACAACGGCCAGGGCAAGACGACGTTCCTGCGCACGCTCGTGGACTCGCTGAAGCCGGTGACCGGCGACGTGCGCTGGGGCCACGGGTGCAAGCTCGGCGTCTACGCGCAGCACGTGTACACCACCCTACCCGAGCGCGATACGGTGCTCGAGTACCTGCAGCAGAAGGGCAAGGGGCGGAAGATCCAGGAGATCCTGGAAGTGGCCGGCGCGATGCTGTTCCGCGGGTCGCACGTCGACAAGCCGATCTCGGTGCTGTCCGGGGGCGAGCGCGCCCGCGTGTGCCTCGCGGGGCTCCTGCTGAGCGATTACAACGTCCTCGTTCTCGACGAGCCGGGCAACCACCTCGACGTGGACACGGTCGAGGCGCTCATGGACGCGCTCCTGGAGTACGAGGGGACGGTCGTCTTCACGAGCCACGACCGGCACTTCACGCGGCGCATCGCGACGAGCGTGATCGAGGTCCGGGACGGCCGCGTGCTGCTCTACAACGGCAAGTACGACGACTACCTGTACCGCGTGAACAAGGAGATCGAGGCCGGCGAGCGCGAGTTGGCGGCCGGCAAGGTGAAGCTCCCGGACGAGGTCACGAAGGCCCCCAAGGTGGCCCCACGGGTCACGCGCGACGAGACGCAGGTCCGCAAAGAGATGAAAGCACTGGAGGGCACCATCGCGACCCTCGACGAGAAGCGGCGCGCCCTGGAAACGCAGCTCAACGAACCGGCCGAGGCGGACGAGCTCCAGCGCCTGTGCGACGAGCTCGCGGACATCGCGACCGAACTCGACACGGCCGAACAGACGTGGCTCAAGCTGCAATCGGAGTTGGAAGAGAAGTGA
- a CDS encoding ABC transporter permease: protein MLTFTRLALRNLAYHARGNLAVMLGVAVGSAVFTGALLVGDSLRGSLRERVERQLGGVDSVAFFPRPVRAGVADGMPGKVAPVLLLPGSLQGSGEPATAPYLGKVTVLGVDARFAPASISGVDWAGTSKQIVLSHRVAEKLGAKTGEKVKLSVERFSDLPRSSSLGKRATDDTTALEELTVAAVLAADASENDFNLTPNPAAPLNVFVPMRVLSRMATGDAVPTATVLLASGTSNDDLNTALRERLRAEDFGLKFREIDFDKRAGRGGYLSVESAELILTPATTKAIEAAATDLGLRAEPTVVYVADTLAHEKKEIPYPIVAGLNPSAAAPLGPFLPRGVTALADNEVILLDWPGSELKGLSSGAKLRMTYFDPEVEGEGRLKEAELTFRGPEYLPLTGAARDKDLTPEIRGVTDARANLFNWDRPPVLPGDKIRARVPEKPTPHPRGTFFNTNKATPMAYVNLATGRKLFGSRFGSDTSVRVAPAKDESLEKLNERMHAALLKHLDPKANGLVFDPIRSRLLTASKGGTDFGGLFLGFSLFLIAAALMLVGLLFRLALDRRAKEVGLLLATGFAVKQVRRLLLAEGLAVAAVGAVLGLAAGVAYNRLLLAVLLDLWPDEGVKAYFRPHTSTLSFLLGFGTTVVMAFAALWWGLRGLVKVTPPALLRGETAVARAGSDGPPRVAKLIAIGSLIVGIGLIAVGGKVSNPDFRAMTFFGGGGLLLTAALAGAWVWMRRTRHGVVNGRGWPALAQLGARNAARNPARSLLTAALLASAAFLLVAVESFRRQPDREFLEKTGGSGGFNLVAEADVPLFQSFDTGLGRADLEKQLKKAYALPGRDADVLEETPAYITAKAELDAGLEEVFPLRLRGGDDASCMNLFQAARPRVLGVSDALVARGGFKFYATEAKTNEEKANPWLLLTKPAPNNAVPVFCENNTAQWMLKKAVGDEFTMPGDGADVTFRIVGTLVDSPFQSEVITGESEFARAFPQQSGYRAFLIRTLPGKEVPISRILEVGFRTNGFTATPARDRVASFQAVIGAYLSTFQLLGGFGLLLGVLGLAVVVLRGVWERLGELALLRAVGYRTRALQFLVIVEHALLLLIGLGSGVLTALASVAPHVASGAAIPWVRLAGMLGLVLAVGFLVASVATAGILRVPVIPALRRE, encoded by the coding sequence ATGCTTACGTTCACTCGACTCGCGCTGCGGAACCTCGCGTACCACGCGCGCGGGAACCTCGCAGTGATGCTCGGCGTCGCGGTCGGGTCGGCCGTGTTCACCGGCGCGTTATTGGTCGGCGACTCGCTCCGGGGGAGCCTGCGCGAGCGCGTCGAGCGGCAACTCGGGGGCGTCGATTCGGTCGCGTTCTTCCCGCGCCCCGTGCGCGCGGGCGTTGCCGACGGGATGCCGGGTAAGGTCGCGCCGGTCCTCCTGCTCCCGGGCTCACTCCAGGGGAGCGGCGAACCCGCGACCGCGCCGTACCTCGGCAAAGTGACCGTGCTCGGTGTGGACGCCCGGTTCGCGCCGGCGAGCATTTCGGGTGTCGATTGGGCCGGCACCAGCAAGCAAATTGTGCTGTCGCACCGGGTCGCGGAAAAGCTCGGCGCGAAGACCGGCGAGAAGGTGAAGCTTAGCGTGGAACGGTTCTCGGACCTTCCGCGTTCGTCCTCACTCGGGAAGCGTGCGACCGACGACACGACCGCGCTCGAAGAACTCACGGTCGCGGCGGTGCTCGCGGCGGATGCGAGTGAGAACGACTTCAACCTCACACCGAACCCGGCCGCACCGCTGAACGTGTTCGTCCCGATGCGCGTGCTTTCCCGGATGGCGACCGGGGACGCGGTCCCGACCGCAACCGTATTGCTCGCGAGTGGCACCTCGAACGACGACCTCAACACCGCGCTCCGCGAGCGCCTTCGAGCGGAAGACTTCGGGCTCAAGTTCCGCGAGATCGATTTCGACAAACGCGCCGGGCGCGGCGGGTACCTCAGCGTCGAATCCGCGGAACTGATTCTCACGCCCGCAACGACGAAGGCCATCGAAGCCGCGGCAACCGATCTCGGGCTCCGGGCCGAGCCGACCGTCGTGTACGTGGCGGACACACTCGCGCACGAGAAGAAGGAGATCCCCTACCCCATCGTCGCGGGTCTGAACCCGAGCGCGGCCGCGCCGCTCGGCCCGTTCCTTCCGAGAGGCGTGACCGCGCTCGCCGATAACGAGGTGATCCTCCTCGATTGGCCCGGCTCCGAGTTGAAGGGCCTGTCCTCCGGCGCGAAACTGCGAATGACGTACTTCGACCCCGAAGTCGAAGGCGAGGGGCGGCTCAAGGAAGCGGAACTCACGTTCCGTGGGCCTGAGTACCTCCCGCTCACAGGTGCCGCACGCGACAAAGACCTCACGCCCGAAATTCGCGGTGTAACGGACGCGCGCGCGAACCTCTTCAACTGGGACCGCCCGCCGGTGCTGCCCGGCGACAAGATCCGCGCCCGCGTGCCGGAGAAACCGACCCCGCACCCGCGCGGCACGTTCTTCAACACGAACAAGGCCACGCCGATGGCCTACGTCAACCTCGCTACCGGCCGAAAGCTGTTCGGCAGCCGGTTCGGTTCGGATACGTCCGTCCGCGTTGCCCCGGCCAAAGACGAGTCACTGGAAAAGCTCAACGAGCGAATGCACGCAGCGCTCCTGAAGCACCTCGACCCCAAAGCGAACGGCCTCGTCTTCGACCCGATTCGCTCGCGCCTCCTCACGGCCAGTAAGGGAGGCACCGACTTCGGCGGGCTGTTCCTCGGTTTCAGCCTGTTTCTCATTGCCGCGGCGCTGATGCTCGTGGGATTGCTGTTCCGGCTCGCGCTCGATCGGCGCGCGAAGGAAGTCGGGCTGCTCCTCGCCACAGGCTTCGCCGTGAAGCAAGTGCGGCGCCTGCTCCTGGCAGAAGGGCTAGCGGTAGCTGCGGTCGGGGCGGTCCTCGGGCTGGCTGCGGGGGTCGCGTACAACCGACTGCTGCTCGCGGTGCTGCTCGACCTCTGGCCGGACGAAGGCGTGAAGGCGTACTTCCGCCCGCACACCTCCACGCTCAGTTTCCTGCTCGGGTTCGGTACCACTGTCGTGATGGCGTTCGCCGCGCTCTGGTGGGGCCTCCGCGGGCTGGTCAAAGTCACTCCGCCCGCGCTGCTTCGTGGTGAAACGGCGGTGGCGCGTGCGGGAAGTGACGGCCCGCCGCGCGTGGCGAAGCTGATCGCGATCGGCTCGCTGATCGTCGGCATCGGCCTTATTGCCGTGGGCGGTAAAGTGAGTAACCCGGACTTCCGGGCAATGACGTTCTTCGGCGGCGGCGGGCTGCTCCTCACCGCGGCGCTCGCGGGGGCGTGGGTGTGGATGCGCCGAACGCGGCACGGCGTCGTGAACGGGCGCGGGTGGCCCGCACTCGCGCAACTCGGCGCGCGAAACGCGGCCCGCAACCCGGCCCGCAGTTTGCTCACGGCCGCGTTACTTGCGTCCGCAGCGTTCCTGCTGGTTGCGGTGGAGAGCTTCCGCCGGCAGCCGGACCGCGAGTTCTTGGAAAAGACCGGCGGAAGTGGTGGCTTCAACCTCGTCGCCGAAGCCGATGTGCCGCTGTTCCAGTCGTTCGACACCGGCCTCGGCCGCGCGGATTTGGAGAAGCAACTCAAAAAAGCCTACGCTCTCCCGGGCAGGGACGCGGACGTACTGGAAGAAACGCCCGCATACATCACGGCAAAAGCGGAACTCGATGCCGGGTTAGAAGAAGTGTTCCCACTCCGATTGCGGGGCGGCGACGACGCGAGCTGCATGAATTTGTTCCAGGCCGCGCGCCCGCGGGTTCTGGGAGTGTCGGACGCACTCGTCGCGCGCGGCGGTTTCAAGTTCTACGCGACTGAGGCGAAAACGAACGAGGAGAAAGCGAATCCCTGGCTGCTCCTCACGAAGCCCGCACCCAACAACGCGGTGCCGGTGTTTTGCGAGAACAACACCGCACAGTGGATGCTGAAGAAGGCCGTGGGCGACGAGTTCACAATGCCCGGCGACGGCGCGGACGTGACGTTCCGCATCGTCGGCACGCTGGTGGACAGCCCCTTCCAGAGCGAAGTGATTACGGGTGAATCGGAGTTCGCACGGGCTTTCCCTCAACAAAGTGGCTACCGCGCGTTCCTGATTCGCACACTACCCGGGAAAGAAGTTCCCATCTCCCGCATCCTCGAAGTCGGCTTCCGCACGAATGGCTTCACTGCAACTCCGGCACGCGATCGGGTCGCATCGTTCCAGGCGGTCATCGGCGCGTACCTCTCTACGTTCCAGCTCCTCGGCGGCTTCGGGCTGCTGCTCGGGGTACTCGGCCTCGCGGTGGTGGTGCTGCGCGGCGTGTGGGAACGGTTGGGCGAACTGGCCCTCCTCCGTGCCGTCGGGTACCGCACGCGGGCACTCCAGTTCCTGGTGATCGTGGAACACGCTTTGCTTCTGCTCATCGGGCTCGGGAGCGGCGTGCTGACCGCGCTCGCGTCGGTGGCGCCGCACGTCGCGAGCGGAGCGGCGATCCCGTGGGTGCGGCTCGCGGGGATGTTGGGGTTAGTGTTGGCCGTCGGGTTCTTGGTGGCGTCTGTAGCCACGGCGGGCATTCTGCGCGTTCCGGTGATCCCGGCGCTGCGACGGGAGTAG
- a CDS encoding DUF1501 domain-containing protein, translated as MLRFLGSAHKFCDGATRRDFLQIGAFGAGLTLADMLRLKTASAANTATKKQGSKGQKSAIMIYLPGGPSHMDMYDLKPDAPAEFRGEFNPIRTNVTGVEICEHFPLQAQMWDKLACVRSVVSVDEHSDSLVMTGYPDRVNSTANHPSFGSVVSKLRSGSAGAVPPFVSLRGMSRGSEPGYLGIAHRPFTPGGQGNANLKLANGVTAGRLEDRKNLLDKFDDTRREIDGSGTMAGMDAYTEKAMEMVTAGVVRDALDLRKEAPKVAERYKGIEQFLTARRLIEAGIGCVTLSIGSWDTHGQNFQALKRQLPLVDRGIANLIQDLHDRGMQDDVVTVMWGEFGRTPKVNSNAGRDHWAPVMSALVAGGGLKMGQVVGASTAKGERPKDLPLTVPHVLSTVYRAIGIDPSITFPNGAGRPMYVLDARDPVKELMG; from the coding sequence ATGTTGCGTTTCCTCGGCTCTGCCCACAAATTTTGCGACGGCGCGACCCGGCGCGACTTCCTCCAGATCGGCGCGTTCGGGGCGGGCCTCACGCTGGCCGACATGCTGCGCCTCAAAACCGCCAGCGCCGCGAACACGGCCACGAAGAAGCAGGGGAGCAAGGGGCAGAAGTCCGCGATCATGATCTACCTGCCGGGCGGCCCGTCGCACATGGACATGTACGACCTCAAGCCCGACGCGCCGGCCGAGTTCCGCGGCGAGTTCAACCCGATCCGGACCAACGTCACCGGCGTCGAGATCTGCGAGCACTTCCCGCTGCAAGCGCAGATGTGGGACAAGCTCGCCTGCGTGCGCTCCGTCGTGTCGGTGGACGAGCACAGCGACTCACTCGTGATGACCGGGTACCCGGACCGCGTGAACAGCACCGCCAACCACCCGTCCTTCGGCTCGGTCGTCTCCAAACTCCGCAGCGGCAGCGCCGGCGCGGTCCCGCCGTTCGTCAGCCTCCGCGGGATGAGCCGCGGGAGCGAACCGGGCTACCTCGGCATCGCGCACCGACCGTTCACCCCGGGCGGTCAGGGTAACGCGAACCTCAAGCTCGCCAATGGCGTCACCGCCGGCCGACTCGAGGACCGCAAGAACCTGCTCGACAAGTTCGACGACACCCGGCGCGAGATTGATGGGTCCGGCACGATGGCCGGGATGGACGCCTACACCGAGAAGGCGATGGAGATGGTGACCGCGGGCGTGGTCCGCGACGCACTGGACCTCCGCAAAGAGGCCCCGAAGGTCGCCGAGCGGTACAAGGGCATCGAGCAGTTCCTCACCGCGCGCCGGCTCATCGAAGCGGGCATCGGGTGCGTGACGCTCTCGATCGGGAGCTGGGACACGCACGGCCAGAACTTCCAGGCGCTGAAGCGCCAACTGCCGCTCGTGGACCGCGGGATCGCGAACCTGATCCAGGACCTCCACGACCGCGGGATGCAGGACGACGTGGTGACCGTGATGTGGGGCGAGTTCGGCCGCACCCCGAAGGTCAACTCGAACGCGGGGCGCGACCACTGGGCACCGGTCATGAGCGCACTGGTCGCGGGGGGCGGGCTGAAGATGGGCCAGGTGGTGGGGGCCAGCACCGCGAAGGGCGAGCGCCCCAAAGACCTTCCTCTTACTGTTCCCCACGTGTTGAGCACCGTTTACCGCGCGATCGGGATTGACCCGAGTATCACGTTCCCGAACGGCGCCGGGCGCCCGATGTACGTCCTTGACGCGCGTGACCCCGTGAAAGAACTGATGGGCTGA
- a CDS encoding DUF1549 domain-containing protein: MTRLVLALLALVVFVSVGRTAESPVTAITAYPPAFKLKGADDAPQLVVTGTRADGRAVDLTAAATYTVADAKVARVEKTGRVFPLANGTTEITATVEGKTVKVPLVAEKMEAPLPINFTNHVVPIFTKLSCSAGGCHGKIAGQNGFRLSLLGFDPAFDYENLLKEGRGRRVFPAAPDQSLVLTKASGAVPHGGGKKMDPDGEEYKIVRRWIASGLPFGSPSDPTVTKISVYPEARVVDRQNRQQLAVFAHYSDGTVEDVTRRAQYESNDTDIATVTETGLVNALNITGQAAVMARFNGNVTVFRATVPRAGAAAQFGFKEQTVVDQFTAKKWRELNIAPSDLCSGEVFVRRAYLDITGTLPDPKDVTEFLANKSPNKRDALVDKLLDSPEYAYFFANKWADILRVKRRGQPNRAFGTFAFHTWIREAVAADKPYDDFVRDILCAIGDESKSPATVWYKEVRTPESFVDDVSQVFMGQRMACAQCHHHPYEKWSQDDYWGVAAFFGRVGFKTVQTPGVSNQNQQNQKQVLFVRTAGNVQNKRTGQTAPLKTLDGDPMTASADEDPRQKFADWMTSPKNPFFAKTVANRYWAHFFGRGIVDPLDDMRVTNPPSNPELLDALAQNLVDNKFSLKALVRTICKSRTYQLAAEPNEYNRGDKQSFARYYPKRMQAEVLFDAVAKLTESPTAFPGLPADKFAPNRAIMLPDESFQSYFLDVTGRPQRISACECERVNEASLAMTLHLLNSQEVEDKIGRAGGRADRLAKDPRPDAEKIEELFLLATGAKPGKEKLTIALDHIARAGQNKKLAYANIIWALLNSKGFLFNQ, encoded by the coding sequence ATGACCCGCTTGGTCCTCGCACTTCTCGCCCTCGTCGTCTTCGTTTCCGTCGGGCGCACGGCCGAATCGCCCGTGACCGCGATCACCGCCTACCCCCCGGCCTTCAAACTGAAGGGGGCGGATGATGCGCCCCAACTCGTCGTCACCGGTACCCGGGCCGACGGGCGCGCGGTCGATCTCACCGCGGCCGCGACCTACACCGTGGCCGACGCGAAGGTGGCGCGGGTCGAGAAGACCGGGCGCGTGTTCCCGCTCGCCAACGGCACCACGGAAATCACCGCGACCGTTGAGGGCAAGACCGTCAAGGTGCCGCTCGTCGCCGAGAAGATGGAGGCGCCGTTACCGATCAACTTCACGAACCACGTCGTCCCGATCTTCACCAAACTGAGTTGCAGCGCGGGCGGGTGCCACGGGAAGATCGCCGGGCAGAACGGGTTCCGGCTCTCGCTCCTCGGGTTCGACCCGGCCTTCGATTACGAGAACCTCCTGAAAGAGGGGCGCGGGCGCCGCGTGTTCCCGGCCGCCCCGGACCAGAGCTTGGTGCTCACGAAGGCGAGCGGGGCCGTCCCGCACGGCGGCGGCAAGAAGATGGACCCGGACGGCGAAGAGTACAAGATCGTGCGCCGGTGGATCGCGTCCGGGCTGCCGTTCGGGAGCCCGTCCGACCCGACCGTGACGAAGATCAGCGTGTACCCCGAGGCCCGCGTCGTCGATCGCCAGAACCGCCAGCAGCTCGCGGTGTTCGCGCACTACTCCGACGGCACCGTGGAGGACGTGACGCGCCGGGCACAGTACGAGAGCAACGACACCGACATCGCCACGGTCACCGAAACGGGTTTGGTGAACGCACTCAACATTACCGGTCAGGCCGCGGTCATGGCCCGGTTCAACGGGAACGTCACCGTGTTCCGCGCAACGGTCCCGCGGGCCGGTGCCGCGGCCCAGTTCGGGTTCAAGGAGCAGACCGTTGTGGACCAGTTCACCGCCAAGAAGTGGCGCGAACTGAACATCGCCCCCTCCGACCTGTGCAGCGGCGAGGTGTTCGTCCGGCGCGCGTATTTGGACATCACCGGCACCCTGCCCGACCCGAAGGACGTGACCGAGTTCCTGGCGAACAAGAGCCCGAACAAGCGCGACGCGCTCGTGGACAAGCTCCTCGACTCGCCGGAGTACGCTTACTTCTTCGCGAACAAGTGGGCCGACATCCTCCGCGTGAAGCGGCGCGGCCAGCCGAACCGCGCGTTCGGCACGTTCGCGTTCCACACGTGGATTCGCGAAGCGGTCGCGGCCGACAAGCCCTACGACGATTTCGTGCGCGACATCCTCTGCGCGATCGGCGACGAGAGCAAGTCCCCGGCCACCGTGTGGTACAAGGAAGTGCGCACGCCCGAGAGCTTCGTGGACGACGTGAGCCAAGTGTTCATGGGCCAGCGCATGGCGTGCGCCCAGTGCCACCACCACCCCTACGAGAAGTGGTCGCAGGACGATTACTGGGGCGTCGCCGCGTTCTTCGGGCGCGTCGGGTTCAAGACGGTCCAGACCCCGGGCGTGTCGAACCAGAACCAGCAGAACCAGAAGCAGGTGCTCTTCGTGCGGACCGCCGGGAACGTGCAGAACAAGCGCACCGGGCAGACCGCGCCGCTGAAGACCCTCGACGGCGACCCGATGACCGCGTCCGCGGACGAAGACCCCCGGCAGAAGTTCGCCGACTGGATGACCTCCCCGAAGAACCCGTTCTTCGCGAAGACGGTGGCGAACCGTTACTGGGCGCACTTCTTCGGGCGCGGCATCGTCGACCCGCTCGACGACATGCGCGTGACCAACCCGCCCTCGAATCCCGAACTGCTTGATGCGCTCGCGCAGAACCTGGTCGACAACAAGTTCTCGCTCAAGGCCCTGGTGCGGACGATCTGCAAGAGCCGGACGTACCAACTCGCGGCCGAGCCCAACGAGTACAACCGCGGCGACAAGCAGTCGTTCGCGCGGTACTACCCGAAGCGCATGCAAGCCGAGGTGCTGTTCGACGCGGTGGCGAAGCTGACCGAGAGCCCGACCGCGTTCCCGGGCCTGCCCGCGGACAAGTTCGCCCCGAACCGCGCGATCATGCTCCCGGACGAGTCGTTCCAGTCGTACTTCCTGGACGTGACCGGGCGCCCCCAGCGCATCAGCGCGTGCGAGTGCGAGCGCGTGAACGAGGCCAGCCTCGCGATGACCCTGCACCTGCTAAACAGCCAGGAGGTGGAGGACAAGATCGGGCGCGCCGGCGGGCGCGCGGACCGCTTGGCCAAAGACCCCCGGCCCGACGCCGAGAAGATCGAAGAACTGTTCTTGCTCGCGACCGGCGCGAAGCCAGGCAAAGAGAAGCTCACCATCGCACTGGATCACATCGCGCGCGCCGGGCAGAATAAGAAGCTCGCTTACGCGAACATTATCTGGGCGCTGTTGAACTCGAAGGGTTTCCTGTTCAACCAGTGA
- a CDS encoding sulfite exporter TauE/SafE family protein, with translation MTYLVVCSVALFASGLTFFSGFGLGTLLLPAFALFFPIEHAVALTAVVHFLNGLFKLALVGRHADRRAVLRFGVPAIVASLAGAWLLLQLTDLQPLVRYALFGHDVRVTPVKLAVGVLLAAFALIELLPVTRDVTFSARYLPIGGALSGFFGGLSGMQGALRSAFLLKAGLSKEAFVATGAVVACLIDFSRLGVYVPALLATGANLDYLLLGAAVVSAFVGAYFGNRYLQKITMRGVQAIVALLLLVVALGLVSGVL, from the coding sequence ATGACCTATCTTGTTGTTTGCTCCGTCGCGCTGTTCGCGTCCGGGTTGACGTTTTTCTCCGGGTTCGGGTTGGGCACACTGCTCCTGCCCGCGTTCGCGCTGTTCTTCCCCATTGAGCACGCGGTGGCGCTGACCGCGGTGGTCCACTTCCTCAACGGGCTGTTCAAACTCGCGCTGGTCGGGCGGCACGCGGACCGGCGCGCTGTGCTCCGGTTCGGGGTGCCCGCCATCGTCGCGTCGCTCGCGGGAGCATGGCTGCTCCTTCAACTCACTGACCTCCAACCGCTCGTGCGGTACGCGCTGTTCGGCCACGACGTGCGGGTGACGCCGGTGAAGCTCGCAGTGGGCGTGCTGCTCGCCGCGTTCGCGCTCATCGAACTGCTACCGGTCACGCGCGACGTCACCTTCAGCGCCCGGTACCTGCCGATCGGTGGGGCGTTGAGTGGCTTCTTTGGCGGCCTTTCGGGGATGCAGGGCGCGCTCCGCTCGGCCTTCTTGTTGAAGGCGGGGCTGTCGAAAGAGGCGTTCGTCGCCACCGGTGCCGTGGTCGCGTGCCTCATCGATTTCTCGCGCCTCGGGGTGTACGTTCCGGCGCTCCTCGCGACCGGGGCCAATCTGGATTACTTGCTACTCGGCGCTGCTGTGGTGTCCGCGTTCGTCGGGGCGTACTTCGGCAATCGTTATTTGCAGAAGATCACCATGCGCGGGGTTCAGGCGATCGTCGCGCTACTGCTCTTGGTGGTCGCGCTGGGATTGGTAAGCGGAGTGTTGTAG